The DNA segment GCCGCGCACGCGGATCCGGCCAGGGCGCCTTCCCTCCTCGATGAGACGCGCCCGGCAGAGCCCCCCTCCCCACGGCACGCGCGCCTGCCATCCGAGCGCGACGGGTTCGAATGTGGTTCCGCCGGTCCGGCCATCGTCGCCGGCGGGAAGTCCGGCCGTCATCTCGAGAAGACCCCCGGACAGCCTTGCCGCGAGGGGGGCCGCGGAGCGCGTGCTGATCTGGTAACTCCCGGGCTTGCCCGCCTGGATAGCCTCGGTAAGTTTGGCCAGATGCTCAGCCAGAATCTCGGTGTTTTCGTTGGATAACGAGCGGGCAAGGCGCAGGAGCAAGTGCTCGATCATGCCCCGCGGGAGGGCTCGAAGAGGCCTCGGGTCGAGCCGCCGCGATCCGGCCGAGGCCCGGAGGTCGAGCCTTCCGAGATGCTCATCCACGGCCGCGTCCAGGGCCTCCGAGGCATGTCGGACATGAGTCGCGGCGCGCGTGATTGCCCGCGTCGAGCCGCTGCGGATCTCTCCTTCCAGCAACGGAAGCAGATTGTGGCGGATCCTGTTCCGGGTCCTCGATGGATCAAGGTTGGTCGGATCCTCCACCCACTCCTGACCGAGGCCACGAAGATACTCCCTGAGGACAGCCTTTTCTATGGTCATTAATGGGCGCAGAAATGGCCTTCTTATTGGCGCAATCCCCGCTAATCCACCCAATCCAGCTCCTCGGATGAGATTCAGAAGGACGGTCTCGGCCTGGTCGTCGAGCGTGTGTCCGAGAAGGATCCACGGGCACCCGGCGCGGGTCGACAGATCCCGCAAGGCCCGCATCCGCGCTCGCCGCAGCGCCGCTTCCGAGGGAGGGCGCGGCGTCGGCGGCGGGGCCAGCCTGGCCGAGAAGAAGGGCACGGCCAGCCGGGCGCAGATCTCCCGGGCCCGCTTCTCCTCGGCGTCCGCATCGGGCCGGACGGCATGGTTCACGTGCGCGGCAGCGATCGGCCGGGCATGCCGCGCCTGCGTGGCATGGACGAGCCGGAGCAGCGCCGTCGAGTCGGCTCCTCCGGAGAAGGCCAAGAGCAACCCCTCTCCGCGCCCGATCTCATGGTTGCGGGAGAGAAACGCGAGTACGACCGCTTCGAGCCTTCTGGAGAGAGTCATGATTGGCCAGGGAAAAGGTTGGCGGCGCAGGGATTCGAACCCCGGACCCAGTGATTATGATTCACTTGCTCTACCAACTGAGCTACACCGCCAGAGTCCGGCCAGACTGCCGGTACCGGAGTTTACGGCTTTATGGCCCTCCTGTGTCAAGCGCTGCGGAAGCAGCGTCGCTTGACACTTCCGGCGCGCGGATTCTATCGTCACAATCGTCCCCAACCAGGGGTGGGTGGTTCGGCGGCGTCGGGACGCCGATGGGGCTGGCCGGAGGGCCGAGGAGAGACTGGGATGCGAGTGGCATGGGTCCCGCTTGCGGTGCTTGTGGTGGGGTTCGCGTGCGCGGGTCTGGCGGTGGCGCAGGAATCGGCGCCCCCCCAGTTGGCCCCTGTCGACGAGCAGGCTCCCGCGCCCAAGCAGGTGTTCCAATCGCTCAAGAACTTCGGCTCCTTCGGCGCCAACGCCGGGGGCATGCTGCTGCTGGGAGACGAAGACGCCGCCGATGGAGCGCTGATCCGGCCGTCACTCCAGGCATGCTTCCGCTACCGATTCTCCGAGAACTGGATCGGAGTCGGCGAATTCGGCTTCGGCTGGAACGCCTACAAGGACCAGGGAGACACGGTCTACGCGATCACCTCCGGCACTCTCGGAGCCTATCGGCACATCTCAAACGCGCTCGGCGTGGAGTGGAGCGCGGGAGGAGGCGCCGGTCTCTATCGCTGGATCTACAAGTCGGCCGGCAAGGCGATCAAGGATCCGGAGAGCCACCTTGCCTACAAGGGACTGGATCCGGGCCTCTTCGCGGGCATGCAGGTCGAGAAGAGAATGACGGCCCACGTCACCCTGATCGGCACCGCGCAGTACCATCTCCTCTTCTCGTCCAATGAGGATGACTTCCCCACGCGATTCGGAGGGTCCGACTCGTTCCTCGCCTCCCGTCTCGGAGTGAACTATCACTTCTCTCCGTACGAGGGGATCCTCTGGGAGCGGAAGGTCAATCGCACGATTCGCCTGACATCCGGCAAGGCAGGTTCCTGATCACCACAGGGAGTGGCATGCACGAGCGCGTCGCCGGCCTGGGCCTCACCTTCGACGACGTATTGCTGATCCCCCGCAAGAGCGATCTGCTGCCGAACGAGGTCGACCTCTCGATACGGTTGACGCCGGGCCTCAAGCTGGGCGTCCCGCTTCTCTCGGCCGCGATGGACACCGTGACCGAGTCGCGGCTCGCAATCGCGATCGCCCGGGAGGGGGGACTCGGCGTCATCCACAAGAACCTCTCGATCGAGCAGCAGGCGGCCGAGGTCGAGAAGGTCAAGCGCTCGGAGAGCGGGATGATCACCGATCCCGTGACGCTTCCCCCCGACATCCCGGTCGGGGAGGCGCTGGCGGTCATGCAGCGCTACCGCGTCTCGGGGGTCCCGATCACGAAGGACGGCGTTCTCGTCGGCATCCTCACCAATCGGGACTTGAGGTTCATCCGTGATCTGACGCTGCGCATCGAGCAGGTGATGACGAGCGAGAACCTGATCACCGTCCCGGTCGGCACGACGCTTGACGAGGCGAAGGAGATCCTCCACAAGCACCGCATCGAGAAGCTCCCCGTCGTCGATTCCCAGCGCCGCCTGCGCGGTCTCATCACCGTCAAAGACATCATGAAGAAGATCCAGTATCCGAGCGCCTGCGTCGACGCCCACGGGCGGCTGCGCGTCGCGGCCGCTATCGGAACCTCGCCGGAGACGATGGAGCGTGCCGAAGCGCTCGTCGCCAAGGGCGCCGACATGCTCGTTCTGGACAGCGCGCACGGCCACTCGGTGCGCGTTCTCAAAGTCACCGAGCAGGTGCGCGCGCGATTCCCCCAGACCGATCTGATGTCGGGCAACGTCGCCACGAGGGAAGCCGTGCGCGATCTGGTCGCCGCGGGGGCCAACATCGTGAAGATCGGGATGGGACCCGGCGCCATCTGCACCACGCGCGTCATCGCGGGTTCGGGCGTCCCTCAGATCACGGCGATCCTCGATTGCGCGGAAGAAGCCGACCGGCTCGGCGTGCGCGTCGTCGCGGATGGCGGGATCAAGTACAGCGGCGACATCACGAAGGCCCTCGCCGCGGGGGCATCTGCGGCGATGATCGGCAGCCTCCTCGCCGGCACCGAGGAGAGCCCCGGCGAGACCGTCCTGTTCCAGGGACGATCCTACAAGATGTACCGGGGGATGGGATCGATCGGAGCGATGCAGCGCGGCAGCAGGGACCGCTATTTCCAGACGGACGAAACCAACGACTCGAAGCTCGTCGCGGAGGGGATCGAGGGACGCGTGCCCTACAAGGGATCCGTCGGGGGCGTCGTCTTCCAGCTCGTGGGCGGCGTTCGAGTCGGAATGGGCTACTGCGGCGTCGGGACGATCGACGATCTGCGCACGAAGACCCGTTTCGTTCGCATCACCGAGGCCGCTCTCCGCGAAAGCCACCCGCACGATGTGACCATCACCACCGAAGCGCCGAACTACAAGATCCTCTAGACCGGTCGACTTCTTCTGTCTCGCGGCGGAGGGCTTCGCAAGCACTGGAGGCGAGCCGCTCGAACCAGGCGAAGCCGGCCCCCTCCCTCGAGCAGGCCGGAGGAGAAGGAGGGGACCGGTGGGTGGATGTCTATGGCTCGGGGATCTGGAAGTTGAAGTCGGGGTCGAGGAAGCGGATCTCCTTGATGAGCCGGATGATCCTCGCCTTGGTGTCCTCGGCGCCCGTCTTCTTCCAATCTATGTAGAGATCGAGAAACTGGTCGTGTTTCTCGCGGATTTCCTTCTCGCGCTGCTCTCCGTTGGCGACGCGCTCGAGATGGTAGATCTCGCCGGAGGATAGGCGCTTCAGGAGATCGAGGTACTCGCCGCGCATGTGGGCGAGGATCCGAAGGTACTTCTCGAATCCGACCGAGAGCTTCTCGAGGACGTCGGAGATCGCCGCGTTCCGGCCGTGCACCATCTGGCTGTAGGTGTAGGCGAAGCGGTAATAGGTCCGTCCGCGGCCGATCGACGCCTCCTCCGTGGGCCGGTAGAACTCCCTGTCCGGATTCTGCGGCGCCGGCGCTTCTGTGAGGGCGGTCTCGGGGCTGTCGAAGATGCCGAGGGAGATCAGGAGAAAGTCCGCGTTCGTCTTGTAGATCGTATATTTCAGGCGCGCGTCCTTGCTCGTCGAGAGCCGGCGGAATACCTCGGTGTCGTACGGTGAGAGAAACCGCCGGGCCTGCTCCATGTGCTCTGGCTGGATGAGCGAGTCGAGGAGGTGGGCCAGATAGACGTTCACGTCCTCGTCATAGAAATCCTGATTGGACAGCAGTCCCGTCTCCATCCGCGAGTAGAGCAGGCACTTCATCATGAAGTGATAGGTGGGGCGAAAATCTGTTCGGCTCGCCGGGAGCTCGACGTATTGCTGCCTGGTGTCCATCCCGCTCCTCTGGAGTCGCCCACGCCGCCGCGCGGCGGAGAATCCGGTTGACAGTCACCGATCTTGCCGTGGTAACGTCGTTTCGCTGGAAGAGGGGTGCAAAGCACGTGCCATCTTCCGCTCCCGAGGGATGCACCGAGGAGCCAGTCTGCGACATCGGGTGATCGGGTCCGCATGGACGCGTCTGCCGGATCGCTCGAGGGAACCGGTCTTCAAGGCAGATCTGGGTTTTTGAGCGATGGGGCCGGGACAGCGGGAAGCATGCGCTTCCGAAGGACTCGGTCGCTCTCATCGAGCCCTCCGTTGCGCATTTCCATTTCTCCTCCATCGGCGATGCATTCCGAGAGTCGTGTGAGCGGCGGAAGGCCCGAGGCCTCGTGCATGTTGCATGGAGCGCGGCACTCTCGCATGCATGGTGCACAGGCCGCCTGGAGGGTATGTCTTGGAGGATCTGCGCGACGTGCCCCGCAGGAAGGGAACCGGGGGCAGAATCCGCAGGCGCGTCCTGGTGCTCTGCGTGCTTCCCACGCTGTTGCTCGGGGCGACCTACTTCCTGCTCGTCGAGTTCGCGCTGCGTGAGGTTCTCGAAATCGGCGAGGTTCCGCTCCTGCTCCGCGTGGGCGGCGGCGTTCTGGCGCTTCTCTTCGCTCTTGTCGCGCTGGGTTGCGGCAGTCTTCTGGCAGATGGCTTCTTGAGGCCGCTTCGCGCCCTCCTCCGGATCGCCGAGTCGCAGGACATCACGCCCGGACCGACGTCCTACCTGTCGGATCCCGATTCGCATGTGAGGCGTCTGTTTCTGCGCGTGCTGACCCTGGTTCAGCAGAATCGATCAGGGGCCCAGGCGCTTCGCGAGCTCGAGGCGCTCCGAAATGAAGTGCACGCGCTCCGCGAAACGGTGCGGAGCGCCGCGGCGGCCTCGATCATTCCGTCGCCGGTGGAGAGGGAAGCCCCGCAATCGGGCGGCGAGCTGACGGCCGAGATGGAGCGCCTCTGGACTCGCTTCCGGGCCGATCTGAGCGCTGTCGAGGATCGCCTCGACGAGACGTCCCAGGCGCTGGCGGCTCAGGAGAAAGGGCGCAAGGAGTCGACGCTCGAGATGGACACGGCGATCCTCGAGATAGAGCGATTCGGGACTGTCTGGTCCTTGGAGCTGGAAAGGGCGCGCAGGTGTGTTCCGACCCTGCCGGGCGCTCTTGGCTCCTGCTTCAGCGACTTCAGCAACTCCATGCAGCGGCTTCGCGACGCATCCAGGCTCGATGGCGGCGGGCTGCGCGCGATCGCCGAGGCGCGCAACCAGATCTCGCGGGTTCGCGAGATCGTGGGCGGGTGGCTTCACGACGACCCCCAGGCGGGGAAGACAGAATCCGGCCCGCGCTGATACGATCAGGCGGGCGGCGGAAGGGAGCGGTTCCTGTACATGGCGATCGAGGAAGGTTCGAGGCTTCACAGGGAAGGCGCGGAGACCGACCTGGTCCGGACCCTGGTCCGAGATCTGGCGGATCTGATGCAGGCGCAGGCGACAGTGACCAAGGACCTGGCCCGTCTCATCGATCTCCTCTCCGTGAGCGCCGCGGACAGGGCGGCTGCGGGTGGCGTGGCCGATTCGCGGACACAAGCCACGGGAGGGGCGCGGGTCGCGGAAGCTGCGCCCCGGGTGCCCGAGGCGCGACGGCCCGAGCGGCCTGTTCCTGCGCCTCCCACGCCTCCAGCGCCTTTGACTCCACTTGCGCCTCCAGCGGCCCGGCCGCCGGCGCGGCGCGCTGAGACTCCGCCTCCCGCGAGCGCGCCCCCGATCGAGGCGGAAGAGGAGACCGAGTTCACCGTCGTGACTCCTGGAGAGGGAATCTCCTCTGCCGCAGCGACTGGCCCCGGCGAGGAGCTCGATGAGAGCGAGCCGGGGGACGAGGTCGATCGGCCCGAGATTGGGGACGCGACCGTGCTCCTGCTCGAGTCCGGCAAAGCGCGCGTCGGAGTCCTCTGGAGCCAGGTGGCGCAAGTCGGCTCCCTCGGCACGCCGGTGGCTCCCCCGAGAATCGACTCGGAGAGGGGAACGACTGATCTCGTCAGCCTCGGGCTCTTGCTGCACGGCGTTTCCCGCGAGGAGAAGTACTTCGTCGTTCTGGAGCAGGACGGCGAGCGGGCCGCGGTCGCATGCGAGCGGATGCTCGGCCTGGGTCCGCTGAGCTCCGCCGCCCACGACTCGGGAGACCAGCGCATCCAGGTGCTCGGGATCCCGCTTCTGCGGACCTTCGGCAAGGGGGCGCAGGCGGGAGGAGCGGGGCGTCCGGCCGGCGCCCGGGCGATGGCGGGGGGGCGGGACGAGGACGAGAGGGACAGAAGTGGACCGCTGCGCGCGCTGGTCGCGGTGAGGTATCTTCCCGCTCGGGTGGCGATCTGCCGGCACCTGCGGGGTCGCGGGTGGCAGGTTGGCGAGGCGGCCGGCCTGGAGGCGGCCACGGTCTCGTTGGATCTCGGTCACTGGGACGCGATCTTCCTGGAGGCGAGCGGGAACGGAGAAGTGGAAGAGATCGAGGGCAATCTGATGCGCCGCGTGGAGGCGCGCCGGATACCGGTGATCCGGGTCGGCTCGCGAATCACGGGATTGCCGCAGCAGGAGGGACCCGCTGTGATGTTCCCGTTCGCGGAGGCGGAGCTCGACACGATTCTGACGCAGCTCGCCGAGCGTCCCGCCACCGGTTGAAGGGGACTGGATGGAGCGCGTCACGCCGCAGCATCCCGAAGCAGGATCGAAGCACGAGTCGCGTCCGCCCACCGTTCTCATCGTCGACGATGACACCAGAGTCGTCGAGCTGCTCCAGATCACTCTGGGAGGGAGGGGGTACAGGGTCCTCACCGCCGCGGACGGCGAGGAGGCTCTCGACTCCGTGAGGGCGCATCGCCCTGACTTCCTGGTGCTGGACGTTCGCCTGCCCCGCCGCAGCGGATTCGATGTCTGCGAGACGGTCCGCAAAGATCCGGATGTCAAGAACCTCCCGATCATCATGATCTCGGGAAATACCGCGACGGAGAGCCGCCTCCAGGGGCTGCGCGCCGGCGCGGACGACTACCTCACGAAGCCCTTCTCCCCCAGGGAACTGCTCCTCAAGATGCAGAGGATCCTCGATCGCAATCGCGACCAGGAGGTCCTCGCCCTACGGACGGAGGTCCTCGAGGAGGAGGTGCGAAGGCAGCGCGATCGCCTCAAGGAGATCCATACCGACTTCCAGAATCACTTGAACCGGATGACGATGATTCTGGATCGGATCCAGGACCTCAACCGGCATCGGGCGATCAGCGAGATCCTCCACCGCCTGGTGCTGACGGCCGTGGGAATCCTCGACTTTGGATCGGTGGCCCTCCTGCTCCTGGAGGACGGGCTGCTGAGACCCCACGTCCACCGCGGCATGCGTCTCAAGGATCCCAGGACGCTGGCGATAGACCCGTGCAGCCCGCTCGCGCAGCTCCTTGCGTCAACGAAACGCGCGATGGCGACAGAAGACCTCACCCTCAGGCCGGAGTGCCGCGACGAGGTGGGGCTGCTATCGGCCGCGGGCTTCATCTGGTCCGTCGGGATCGCCTCGGAGGGCGGTTTGAGGGGGATCCTCTGCGTGGGCGAGCGGTCGGACCGACAGCCTCTCGATCGGTTCGACATCCGTCTGCTCGAGGCGCTGGCGACCTCCGTGGGCACCGCGCTCGCCAACGCCGATGTCTTCGGGCGGACCCAGGCGGCCTTTCTCGAGACGGTCACCTCGCTCCTGCTCACGTTCGAGAGCCGGTATCCGCATCTGCTGGGCCATTCCGAGCGGGTGGCCCGGCTCTGCCTCGATGTCGGGCGCGAAGCGGGGCTCTCCGGAGAGGATCTGGAGGCGGTCGGGCAGGCCGCGCTGCTCCATGATCTCGGAGCGATCCAGCGGAACGAGTCGCTCCTGCGCGATGCGATCGTGCTCACGCCCGAGCAGCGCAAGCAGCGCCAGATCGAGGCCAGCGAGATGATCGGGAACCTACTGCCGGCCATCGCCAGCGATACGGTCGTCGAGATCCTCAGGCATCAATCTGAGTACTGGGACGGCTCGGGAGTCCCCGACGGGCTGACGGGGGAGAGGGTCCCTCTCGGCTCCAGGATCCTCTCGATCGCGAACGCCTATGACGCGCTGATCAGCGTGAGGCCGCACCGCCCGCCTTACGTTCCGGACCAGGCCCGCGAGTTGATTCGCGCGCGCGCCGGAAGGCAGTTCGATCCCAACCTCGTGCGGATCCTCGTCGATCTGCTGGCCGCGGGTGGGGGAGAGAGCGACTGAGGGGCTCCGGCGGGTTTCTGCGCGGGCCAGAAGCGCTCCGCCTGGAGTGCGAGGGGGCCCCGAGCGGTTCCCGGAGCCCCGCGCCGCGGACGCGAACCTAGCGGGGCGAGGGGAGCCGTCGGGGCCCGTAACGCTCGCGGAGCGCCGCCCGCGTCTCGGGAGTGATCCAACGGGTCTAGCGGTAGAGGGCCTTCGTTCGTCCCCAGGTCATCGACTTCACCGGAACCGCGGCATCGAGCCCGCCGCTTGTCGGGGTCCCGATCACGAACACGTCGTCGAGATAGACGCCCTCCTTCGGCGTGCCGCCGCTCGCGTTCGAGAGGAAGAGGAACTTGAGGTAGAGGGCGGTCGTGGTTGTCGGGAGGCTCAGAGGGATCGAGTGGCGGATATAGGTCCGCTGCGGGCTAGTGCGGTCGATGGTGCGCACCGTGACCCAATTGGTCCCATTGGTGGAAATCATCGCCTGGAGCTTGTCGTAAGAGTTGGTCGAACGAAACTCCGACCAGGCGGAGAACTCAAAGACGATGTTCTTCATCCCGGCCACATTGATCGGAATCTGCGTGATCAGGTGGCTGGTCATGTAGTGATCGTATCTCCTGACGAAACTGGGCATCGCCGCGCAGTGGACGCTGGCCTGACCGCTGGCGACTCTGGCTCCCTGGCCCGCGGCCACCACGCCCCAGTAGTCGAATCCGCTGGAGGCGTTCAGATCGGATGAGATCCATCTGCACGTGGGTCCGCCGTTGATGCCGCCCGGGCCCATCTCGAAGCCCTCGTCCATGATCACGACGGGCCCCGCGAGGGTTG comes from the Candidatus Eisenbacteria bacterium genome and includes:
- the tilS gene encoding tRNA lysidine(34) synthetase TilS is translated as MTLSRRLEAVVLAFLSRNHEIGRGEGLLLAFSGGADSTALLRLVHATQARHARPIAAAHVNHAVRPDADAEEKRAREICARLAVPFFSARLAPPPTPRPPSEAALRRARMRALRDLSTRAGCPWILLGHTLDDQAETVLLNLIRGAGLGGLAGIAPIRRPFLRPLMTIEKAVLREYLRGLGQEWVEDPTNLDPSRTRNRIRHNLLPLLEGEIRSGSTRAITRAATHVRHASEALDAAVDEHLGRLDLRASAGSRRLDPRPLRALPRGMIEHLLLRLARSLSNENTEILAEHLAKLTEAIQAGKPGSYQISTRSAAPLAARLSGGLLEMTAGLPAGDDGRTGGTTFEPVALGWQARVPWGGGLCRARLIEEGRRPGRIRVRGLERLQIFDADMISPPVRIRAPGPGDCMETKESGRVRKVPALLSERGVLPELRATQPVIEDAGGILWLPGIRRAARARVDATTRRIWIVGWSGRLPVADGIEGGSLQASGRGERG
- the guaB gene encoding IMP dehydrogenase, producing the protein MHERVAGLGLTFDDVLLIPRKSDLLPNEVDLSIRLTPGLKLGVPLLSAAMDTVTESRLAIAIAREGGLGVIHKNLSIEQQAAEVEKVKRSESGMITDPVTLPPDIPVGEALAVMQRYRVSGVPITKDGVLVGILTNRDLRFIRDLTLRIEQVMTSENLITVPVGTTLDEAKEILHKHRIEKLPVVDSQRRLRGLITVKDIMKKIQYPSACVDAHGRLRVAAAIGTSPETMERAEALVAKGADMLVLDSAHGHSVRVLKVTEQVRARFPQTDLMSGNVATREAVRDLVAAGANIVKIGMGPGAICTTRVIAGSGVPQITAILDCAEEADRLGVRVVADGGIKYSGDITKALAAGASAAMIGSLLAGTEESPGETVLFQGRSYKMYRGMGSIGAMQRGSRDRYFQTDETNDSKLVAEGIEGRVPYKGSVGGVVFQLVGGVRVGMGYCGVGTIDDLRTKTRFVRITEAALRESHPHDVTITTEAPNYKIL
- a CDS encoding response regulator — protein: MERVTPQHPEAGSKHESRPPTVLIVDDDTRVVELLQITLGGRGYRVLTAADGEEALDSVRAHRPDFLVLDVRLPRRSGFDVCETVRKDPDVKNLPIIMISGNTATESRLQGLRAGADDYLTKPFSPRELLLKMQRILDRNRDQEVLALRTEVLEEEVRRQRDRLKEIHTDFQNHLNRMTMILDRIQDLNRHRAISEILHRLVLTAVGILDFGSVALLLLEDGLLRPHVHRGMRLKDPRTLAIDPCSPLAQLLASTKRAMATEDLTLRPECRDEVGLLSAAGFIWSVGIASEGGLRGILCVGERSDRQPLDRFDIRLLEALATSVGTALANADVFGRTQAAFLETVTSLLLTFESRYPHLLGHSERVARLCLDVGREAGLSGEDLEAVGQAALLHDLGAIQRNESLLRDAIVLTPEQRKQRQIEASEMIGNLLPAIASDTVVEILRHQSEYWDGSGVPDGLTGERVPLGSRILSIANAYDALISVRPHRPPYVPDQARELIRARAGRQFDPNLVRILVDLLAAGGGESD